One genomic segment of Mus pahari chromosome 4, PAHARI_EIJ_v1.1, whole genome shotgun sequence includes these proteins:
- the Trmt13 gene encoding tRNA:m(4)X modification enzyme TRM13 homolog, with amino-acid sequence MEAPAATSPAMGFPADGRCSYFVEKKKRFCRMVAAAGKRFCGEHAGSAEEENTRKRILCPLDPKHTVYEDQLTKHLKKCNSREKPKPDFFIQDINAGLKDETEIPEQLVPFSSLSEEQLENLIKKLRKASEGLNSTHEDHIMSHPALHDALNDPRNGDSAVKHLKQQASIVGNIEKLKLLGPRRCFVEFGAGKGKLSHWVDIALKDAENVHFILVEKVTTRFKVDGKHRKKNSVFERLQIDIQHLCLNRIPVLREGRLPVVGIGKHLCGVATDLALRCLVETYAASFEEKDKEPLAKRIKNDKTEKESNTLAKEGSEKDVPETWTPVAGIVIALCCHHRCDWRHYVGKEYFKALGLGAVEFYYFQRMSSWATCGMRTSLETLDVTPERKDAQRDENEEHDDGGDRLTDGSTDSLPGVLTVEEKKKIGHLCKLLIDQGRLQYLQQKGFSPALQYYTDPLVSLENVLLTAVPAHPSSQEKNHQ; translated from the exons ATGGAGGCTCCGGCGGCGACCTCGCCCGCGATGGGGTTTCCCGCCGACGGCAGATGCAGCTACTTCGTGGAGAAGAAGAAGCGCTTCTGCAGGATGGTGGCGGCGGCGGGGAAAAGGTTCTGTGGCGAGCACGCCGGCTCCGCCGAG gaAGAAAATACTCGGAAAAGAATCTTGTGTCCTTTAGATCCAAAACA CACAGTATATGAAGACCAACtaacaaaacatttgaaaaaatgtaACTCAAGAGAGAAACCTAAGCCT gATTTCTTTATTCAAGATATAAATGCAGGATTAAAGGATGAAACAGAAATTCCTGAGCAATTA gttccattttcttctctatccGAAGAGCAGTTGGAAAACTTAATTAAGAAATTGAGAAAAGCAAGTGAAG GCTTGAATTCTACACATGAAGATCACATTATGTCCCATCCAGCATTACATGATGCCCTTAATGACCCAAGAAATGGCGATAGTGCAGTCAAACACCTGAAACAGCAG GCTTCTATTGTAGGTAACATTGAAAAGTTAAAGTTACTTGGTCCAAGAAGATGCTTTGTTGAGTTTGGAGCAGGAAAGGGGAAATTATCTCACTGGGTTGATATTGCCTTAAAAGATGCTGAAAACGTTCACTTCATCCTGGTAGAAAAAGTGACCACAAGATTCAAG GTAGATGgtaaacacagaaaaaagaactcagtgtttgagagacttCAAATTGATATCCAGCACTTGTGTTTGA ACAGGATTCCTGTGCTAAGAGAAGGAAGACTGCCTGTGGTAGGAATTGGGAAGCACCTGTGTGGCGTTGCAACAG ATCTTGCATTACGATGTTTGGTTGAAACCTACGCTGCCAGTTTTGAGGAAAAGGATAAAGAACCTTTAGCCAAACGCATAAAGaatgataaaacagaaaaagaaagtaacacTTTGGCCAAGGAAGGAAGTGAAAAAGATGTCCCAGAGACATGGACCCCTGTGGCTGGCATTGTGATTGCGCTCTGTTGTCACCACAGGTGTGACTGGAGACACTATGTGGGCAAAGAGTATTTCAAGGCTCTTGGACTTGGGGCAGTGGAGTTCTACTATTTCCAGAGAATGAGTAGTTGGGCAACGTGTGGGATGAGGACATCTTTGGAAACCTTGGATGTTACTCCAGAGAGAAAAGATGCTCaaagagatgagaatgaagagcATGATGATGGAGGAGACAGACTCACAGATGGCAGCACTGACAGTTTGCCTGG GGTTCTTACTgttgaagaaaagaagaaaataggacaTCTTTGCAAACTGCTGATTGACCAAGGCAGACTCCAGTATTTACAGCAGAAAGGCTTCAGTCCTGCCTTACAGTACTACACGGACCCATTGGTGTCTCTGGAAAACGTATTATTAACTGCTGTACCAGCTCATCCATCATcgcaggaaaaaaatcatcaatgA